The Solanum pennellii chromosome 4, SPENNV200 genomic interval CTAAgaatgggttcttgcattaaaaggtttaaattgatgaattatgacgtttcaatgttaattgatagttttatgataaaaaactCTATGGACCATCATCTTCCTAATTCTCTAAATTTGGCTTGTAAGTGGGTTTGATAATTGTGATTGGTTATGTATGGAATTgtatttatattgttttatattattgattcttattgttatctatatctatatatgttGAATTGAGATTGCAAGGATGAATTGGTGGTCTAGCCTTATGGACGTGGTAATGGGTAAGTTCTATTGTTGTGTGGAAATTGTTGGATATCTTAAGGAATGAAGATTGTGGCTATTGGAAggtggtaagttgacctaattcccttatttaatttagaattgaTATCGAATTTCTATTAATTGCTATGATCCACTAATGGTGGTGGttcttaattattataattgatatgaacatggccttgtcggcattattatgtgaattgtagtaTCATCATGTTATGGCTTATATGGGTGTACGATGTGAAAGATGATATTGTATACGTGAATGTGTGATGCGAAGGTGTTCATGTGATCTTGTATAAATCTATTTGATATTGTGAATTAAAGTATGGTTCCTCTAAATGTTGGTATgtgatgatgatagactatgaagaGTCTCTATATTTTGATAGGatgtcttgtttaggtagacctaGTTGTCCTTACTTGaatcatgaaagttatgtgaatgtgatctcttgacttgGTTGGCTTAGACACCCTTGTCGTGAAtgtatgaacaaataaaagcaTAGGATCGGTAGATCTAAAGTAGGTACCCTTCTATGACAGACTAATATGGAactttgaataagaaaatagcCGTGAAGTGGTAGACCGTAATGGTGCCCCCTTCTTtagtggaatgatggacttagagcTAGGTTGGTTGAAACGACATGAAACAATCTCTATGAAAGTCATAAGAGTTATCCTAATGACTTTGATCGGCAAACCTTGTGGACCCCTTTTTTGGTTGTGGTATTATTAGTTTGTTCGACTTAGAAAtggtaccttctcaaatactatTATGTtattgaacttactctatgagaaacaaGGCAAAGAACCGAGTGGGTATGCTTGTagtagtagctctacttgaagtatgagactagagtacaaagaagccaTTGATATCCCCtgaaccatgtgcctacatgggatgtgtcatTAGTTCTACGTTTGGAAAGTTAAACACCTTTCACGGTATGGGatttttatgacaccggattccatatctagctagtgtggtctatgttggttaatgcctattatcatcatgtgggatgtgcactctagttaTTTGATAGGTTCTAtaacgtgtaggtagtggaatgagatgATATCTACACATGAcatgagtaggctttgaagatgctaaagTGAGTTTTCTAGGTCTTCTTAGacaattatgtgaagtcccttATTTGCAATAATATCTCTCTTAGGGTCTTTGGTAATGAATGTGGACTTGTTTTGGTTGTGCTGGAAAGGAAACAtccttatctttggtagtcttgagaaacacttaggtgtgtattgaagaggttgtagggcggtctcttcatgtctcactaaggtgagtcttaggataaccttaggtAGAGAGTCTAAATGGCTAAATGGGTTACTTAATGATTATGGTCTTATCTTAAAGGTAATGTGAGTATAACCTTATGTGGTTGATGATGGACTTGCATGATGACTTTTGCACCttgattatgaaattttataaaaatagcaTGGAAATCATATTTCAACTAAAGGATCCATTTTTACATAATTTCTAGCATATTCACTATACTTAGTGCTTAAATGTACGAATTTCATATTCTTCTCTACGTCTACAAGTTTAGGTGGTTGAAAGTGAGGATTTCTAGAGTTGAAGCTTGAGAAGTAGATTTCTCTCAAGATATGTCCTCACATGTTTGAGGACATGGACTATTTTTCTAGTTTTCTTTCATTAAAGACATTGTATTAGAcataagtttcttttcaatgtaAGGACCCTGACCCTATGATAATGAGATGTGTCTAAGGTGGCTTTGTAATGAGACTTAGTTCtccttatgttttataaaatagtttctttattgattttgatgtgaGAAGTTTTAAACTCTGCAATACTTTTCATACTTATGTAATTGAAGGAACAATtagaggcttgtataagacctccgagaggtcaagtacgacGTGTTACTTCTAGGGAGTACTTCCTGGTCGTAACAGAAAATCCCATAATTCCCACTATCTTATACATCTCATCAATGAGCTCTTGAGGATCCTCTTTAACCTTGGAACCATGGAAATCCAGAGGATTGATATTAGTGAAGTCACTTATCATTTTTGCCGTCTCACCCACATTTGGTTTCACAAGCGCAATGACTTCACTATTTGGTTGGTCTGTCATAGCTTGAGACaattctttgaaaacattgtcAGGAGCCACTTGCTCAGCCAAAAGGTCAATTACAACTTGAGGAACCTCTGgctcaaaatttaaaatcctGCATTCATTCTCATACGTGTTATTCGAGGGGCCATATCCTGAAAAAGAATCGAATAACAATTATGAGAAGCATTTTAATAGAGATAGATTCGATCGCACGACTTTAGAgtaatgaaagaagtgaagtTTCCTAAACTCGTTGTAACCtactatttataaatatagCGCACTTCACATTCATGAGCAAGACTACTCAATGTGGCTTGTCAGATATACGATGACCTTTTCTAAGACCTAGCTCTCATACCAAGTGTGTCACAACCGAAATTACTCCCTAGACATGAAATAGAATATAAGACCCCCAAAAGGCCTTACACAAGCTACTTGACATACATACACAACATAATAGGCAAAAGTAAAATAGGTAAAGTGATCTCTTATTATGAAAGGAATATAAGTGCGAAATATACTAAGTCTTGATAAGATAATCTAGTACATCAATGCATAGTGTTTGGGACATATCTCATCCACCACATACAATGCCTAAAATCTTAAAGGAAAAATCTATAAAAGTCTACGAGGTCTCAGCCTAGAAGTATGATCACTTATCAGTCCACTAGCAAATGTAATCCAAACTATCCACGAGTGGAAGGATGAAGATCAACGGACCCTATATTATTAGACAATGTAGGGACAAGTATGCATAAGTACATGTAATATACTAAGCATAAGGTTTATGCTCAAAATgtaaaacatgatcataagaGGACATGAGGAAAATATTATATGCACGACCAAGCTAAACCACAGTAAACcctttaaagaaaaatcataaatcataaacatGCTCAATGCATCTTAAAATTGTGATGGAAGTTTTATAAAACCTTTGGAGGTACCTAGTTCGTCTTGTGGTATATTTACCATTaaatgacatagaccatgtgagaaatAATACGTAATAATATCTCTTTCTCCCACACGAAAAATAGATT includes:
- the LOC114076731 gene encoding uncharacterized protein LOC114076731 → MSSIHPLSLKISIFSKFNFIKIGYGPSNNTYENECRILNFEPEVPQVVIDLLAEQVAPDNVFKELSQAMTDQPNSEVIALVKPNVGETAKMISDFTNINPLDFHGSKVKEDPQELIDEMYKIVGIMGFSVTTRKYSLEVTRRT